A DNA window from Ornithinimicrobium humiphilum contains the following coding sequences:
- a CDS encoding neutral zinc metallopeptidase, with amino-acid sequence MTFRENANIGAGRASRGGGGSGGLAVGGGLGALVLALVVMLLGGDPGAILGGQEPTTSNAQNVDLAECRTGADANENIDCRMKATMLSLEDYWTAAYPSAQPADAILFSGGVNTGCGQASSAVGPFYCPVDRHIYLDTAFFQQLEGQLGGDGGSFSQMYVLGHEYGHHIQNYTGALKASQQDAQGPESGAVRVELQADCFAGAWAGNATQTKDADGNLLLEPLSREDIESALSAASAVGDDSIQEKMQGQVTPHTWTHGSSEQRMGWFMRGYESADPNQCDVLNASSVNDY; translated from the coding sequence ATGACGTTCCGGGAGAACGCCAACATCGGGGCCGGCCGCGCGAGCCGCGGCGGCGGAGGCAGCGGGGGTCTCGCCGTCGGCGGCGGTCTCGGCGCGCTCGTGCTCGCCCTCGTCGTCATGCTGCTGGGCGGCGACCCTGGAGCCATCCTGGGCGGGCAGGAGCCCACCACCTCGAACGCCCAGAACGTCGATCTGGCGGAGTGCCGGACGGGCGCGGACGCCAACGAGAACATCGACTGCCGCATGAAGGCGACCATGCTCTCGCTCGAGGACTACTGGACCGCGGCCTACCCCTCGGCCCAGCCCGCCGACGCGATCCTCTTCAGCGGCGGCGTCAACACCGGCTGCGGTCAGGCCTCCAGCGCGGTCGGGCCGTTCTACTGCCCGGTCGACCGCCACATCTACCTCGACACCGCCTTCTTCCAGCAGCTGGAGGGTCAGCTCGGCGGTGACGGCGGCAGCTTCTCGCAGATGTACGTCCTGGGCCACGAGTACGGCCACCACATCCAGAACTACACCGGCGCCCTCAAGGCGTCCCAGCAGGACGCGCAGGGCCCGGAGTCCGGCGCCGTCCGGGTCGAGCTGCAGGCCGACTGCTTCGCCGGCGCCTGGGCGGGCAACGCCACGCAGACCAAGGACGCCGACGGCAACCTGCTGCTGGAGCCGCTGAGCCGCGAGGACATCGAGTCGGCCCTGTCGGCCGCCTCGGCCGTCGGTGACGACTCCATCCAGGAGAAGATGCAGGGTCAGGTCACCCCGCACACCTGGACCCACGGGTCCTCCGAGCAGCGGATGGGCTGGTTCATGCGCGGCTACGAGTCGGCCGACCCCAACCAGTGCGACGTGCTCAACGCCTCGAGCGTGAACGACTACTGA
- the nhaA gene encoding Na+/H+ antiporter NhaA — translation MATEAGGALLLLVATAVALVWANSPWSGSYEALWGTEAGIRVGALDLAMDLGHWVNDALMALFFFVIGLEVRRELSVGELTDRRRVTVPLLAGVGGMLLPAAIFLLVAPGGEAARAWAAVIGTDTAFLLGALAVVGPRLSTQLRVFLLTLTVVDDVVAVSVIGLFYSGEVRVLPMVLMAALGAVIALLSSRGVWRTAPYAALVVLLWLATVEAGLHASIAGMLGGLLVGASRPRRDRVLEAAERVRAFAQSPMVEVGRSARAGLERSMSVNERLQAALHPWSSYVVVPVFALANAGVDLRGGVLADALSSRLTWAVALGLVVGKFVGIGTTALLAARLGAGSLPVGVGRGHVLGGAALSGIGFTVSLLVVGLALDDPVLRDEATVGVLLAALLATALGWATFRLAALRGEGDADLPRRLARPVDPEVDHVKGPADAPLTLVEYGDYECPFCARATGVGDELRRRFGDRLRYVFRHLPLHDVHPRAELAARAAVAAGLQGRFWQMHEALYAHQDALDYDDLVGHAQDVGLDVDRFVRDLDSPEVVLRVRDDVASAEASGARGTPTFFVGEERHTGPWDAETLARALEEG, via the coding sequence CTGGCCACCGAGGCCGGTGGGGCCCTGCTGCTGCTGGTCGCCACAGCGGTCGCCCTGGTCTGGGCCAACTCGCCGTGGTCGGGGTCCTACGAGGCGCTGTGGGGGACCGAGGCCGGGATCCGCGTCGGCGCCCTCGACCTGGCCATGGACCTCGGTCACTGGGTCAACGACGCGCTCATGGCGCTCTTCTTCTTCGTCATCGGGCTGGAGGTGCGTCGTGAGCTGTCGGTCGGCGAGCTGACCGACCGCCGCCGCGTGACGGTGCCCCTGCTCGCGGGCGTGGGCGGCATGCTGCTGCCGGCCGCGATCTTCCTGCTCGTGGCCCCGGGGGGAGAGGCGGCGCGTGCCTGGGCGGCCGTGATCGGCACCGACACCGCCTTCCTGCTCGGCGCGCTCGCCGTGGTGGGACCCCGGCTGTCCACCCAGCTGCGCGTCTTCCTGCTGACGCTGACCGTCGTGGACGACGTGGTGGCGGTGAGCGTCATCGGCCTCTTCTACTCGGGCGAGGTGCGCGTCCTGCCGATGGTCCTCATGGCGGCCCTCGGCGCCGTCATCGCCCTGCTCAGCAGTCGGGGGGTATGGCGCACCGCCCCCTACGCGGCCCTCGTCGTGCTGCTGTGGCTGGCGACGGTCGAGGCGGGGCTGCACGCCTCGATCGCCGGGATGCTGGGTGGGCTGCTGGTCGGAGCCTCCCGGCCGCGGCGCGACAGGGTGCTGGAGGCCGCCGAGCGCGTGCGCGCCTTCGCCCAGTCGCCCATGGTCGAGGTGGGCCGCTCGGCCAGGGCCGGGCTGGAGCGGTCGATGTCGGTCAACGAGCGGCTGCAGGCGGCGCTGCACCCGTGGTCGAGCTATGTCGTCGTCCCGGTCTTCGCGCTCGCCAACGCCGGTGTGGACCTGCGTGGTGGGGTCCTCGCCGACGCCCTCTCGTCGCGGCTGACGTGGGCGGTGGCGCTCGGGCTCGTCGTCGGGAAGTTCGTCGGCATCGGGACGACCGCCCTCCTGGCCGCGCGGCTGGGGGCGGGCTCGCTGCCGGTGGGCGTCGGTCGCGGGCACGTCCTGGGCGGCGCCGCCCTGTCGGGCATCGGCTTCACGGTCTCCCTGCTCGTGGTCGGGCTCGCGCTCGACGACCCTGTCCTGCGCGACGAGGCGACCGTCGGCGTGCTGCTGGCGGCGCTCCTGGCCACGGCGCTCGGTTGGGCGACCTTCCGCCTCGCGGCCCTGCGCGGCGAGGGGGACGCCGACCTGCCCCGCCGGCTCGCCCGGCCCGTCGACCCCGAGGTCGACCACGTCAAGGGGCCCGCGGACGCCCCGCTGACCCTGGTGGAGTACGGCGACTACGAGTGCCCCTTCTGCGCCCGCGCGACGGGGGTCGGCGACGAGCTCCGGCGGCGCTTCGGCGACCGGCTGCGTTATGTCTTCCGCCACCTGCCCCTGCACGACGTCCACCCGCGCGCCGAGCTGGCGGCCCGGGCCGCGGTGGCCGCCGGGCTGCAGGGGCGCTTCTGGCAGATGCACGAGGCGCTCTACGCCCACCAGGACGCCCTCGACTACGACGACCTGGTCGGTCACGCCCAGGACGTCGGGCTCGACGTCGACCGGTTCGTCCGCGACCTCGACAGCCCGGAGGTCGTGCTGCGCGTGCGCGACGA
- a CDS encoding dicarboxylate/amino acid:cation symporter — protein sequence MLSRLPRVSFGTQVLIGLVLGVALGLVARSMGATADDPNWLSETLSIIGSSFVTLLRAIVPPLVFLAIVSSIANLREVTGAARLAWNTLLWFAITALISVGIGMVVGWVVDPARGAGVTAADAAAPGRAGSWLDFLTGIIPANVLGLSAKAGEEGAVSLSFNVLQILVVAIAVGIAVLKVGKGAEPFLAFTRSALTVVQKVLWWIILLAPLATVGLLGNAVVSYGWDTIGSLGRFTAAIYIGLALVLFVLYPVLLRVNGLSIKQFFTGAWPAIQLAFVSRSSIGTLPVTQAVTERNLGVPRAYSSFAVPLGATTKMDGCAAIYPAIAAIFVAQFFGVDLGVTDYLLIAFVSVIGSAATAGVTGATVMLTLTLSTLGLPLEGVGLLLAVDPILDMGRTATNVAGQALVPTIVAKRQGILDQEAYDASRRGEPWREDVEAAADEQREPVPAGV from the coding sequence GTGCTGTCTCGTCTTCCTCGGGTGTCCTTCGGCACCCAGGTGCTCATCGGCCTGGTGCTGGGCGTCGCGCTCGGCCTCGTGGCCCGCTCCATGGGTGCCACCGCCGACGACCCCAACTGGCTCTCCGAGACGCTGAGCATCATCGGGTCCTCCTTCGTCACCCTGCTGCGCGCCATCGTGCCGCCGCTGGTGTTCCTCGCCATCGTGTCCTCGATCGCCAACCTGCGTGAGGTCACCGGCGCCGCCCGCCTGGCCTGGAACACCCTGCTCTGGTTCGCGATCACCGCGCTCATCTCGGTCGGCATCGGCATGGTCGTCGGCTGGGTCGTCGACCCGGCCCGCGGCGCCGGCGTCACCGCTGCCGACGCCGCCGCCCCGGGCCGCGCGGGCTCCTGGCTGGACTTCCTCACCGGCATCATCCCCGCGAACGTGCTCGGCCTGTCCGCCAAGGCGGGCGAGGAGGGCGCGGTCTCGCTGTCCTTCAACGTCCTGCAGATCCTCGTGGTCGCGATCGCCGTCGGCATCGCCGTGCTCAAGGTCGGCAAGGGCGCCGAGCCCTTCCTCGCCTTCACCCGCTCGGCCCTGACCGTCGTGCAGAAGGTGCTGTGGTGGATCATCCTGCTCGCGCCGCTGGCGACCGTCGGCCTGCTCGGCAACGCCGTCGTCTCCTACGGCTGGGACACCATCGGCTCGCTGGGCCGCTTCACCGCCGCGATCTACATCGGTCTGGCGCTCGTCCTCTTCGTCCTCTACCCGGTGCTGCTGCGGGTCAACGGCCTGTCGATCAAGCAGTTCTTCACCGGCGCCTGGCCCGCGATCCAGCTGGCGTTCGTCTCCCGTTCCTCCATCGGCACCCTGCCCGTCACCCAGGCGGTCACCGAGCGCAACCTGGGCGTGCCCCGCGCCTACTCCTCCTTCGCCGTGCCGCTGGGCGCCACGACCAAGATGGACGGCTGCGCCGCGATCTACCCGGCGATCGCCGCGATCTTCGTCGCGCAGTTCTTCGGCGTCGACCTCGGCGTGACCGACTACCTGCTGATCGCCTTCGTCTCGGTGATCGGCTCCGCCGCCACCGCCGGCGTGACCGGCGCGACCGTCATGCTCACGCTGACGCTGTCGACCCTGGGCCTGCCGCTCGAGGGCGTCGGCCTGCTGCTCGCCGTCGACCCGATCCTCGACATGGGCCGCACCGCCACCAACGTCGCGGGCCAGGCGCTCGTGCCGACCATCGTGGCCAAGCGCCAGGGCATCCTCGACCAGGAGGCCTACGACGCCAGCCGCCGCGGCGAGCCGTGGCGCGAGGACGTCGAGGCTGCCGCGGACGAGCAGCGCGAGCCCGTCCCCGCGGGCGTCTGA
- the sufU gene encoding Fe-S cluster assembly sulfur transfer protein SufU: protein MDLYGELILDHAKRPLHAGLREPYDVEVNHVNPTCGDEISLRVRLRRDGGTVVVEDVSYDALGCSISVASASVLAEESIGRPLEETLTTYRHLHAMLTSRGADPGDPEQIGDAVAFAGVSRYPARVKCALLSWSAYLDALARAGADISAASTATTPTLEER, encoded by the coding sequence ATGGACCTCTACGGCGAGCTCATCCTCGACCACGCCAAGCGGCCGCTCCACGCGGGGCTGCGGGAGCCCTACGACGTCGAGGTCAACCACGTCAACCCGACCTGCGGCGACGAGATCAGCCTCCGGGTGCGCCTGCGCCGCGACGGCGGCACCGTCGTCGTGGAGGACGTCTCCTACGACGCCCTGGGCTGCTCGATCTCGGTCGCCTCCGCCTCGGTCCTGGCCGAGGAGTCCATCGGGCGCCCGCTCGAGGAGACCCTCACCACCTACCGCCACCTGCACGCCATGCTGACGAGCAGGGGCGCCGACCCCGGCGATCCCGAGCAGATCGGGGACGCCGTCGCCTTCGCGGGCGTCTCCCGCTATCCGGCGCGCGTGAAGTGCGCGCTGCTGTCCTGGTCCGCCTACCTCGACGCGCTCGCCCGGGCGGGCGCCGACATCTCCGCCGCGAGCACCGCCACGACCCCCACCCTGGAGGAACGATGA
- a CDS encoding acVLRF1 family peptidyl-tRNA hydrolase → MPAVRVAPERLTGWVERFGTSHGEVGRSVDRQTSPSSYLLQAADGSWARLASWRPAEEGEWAPGEWAAPPALLVVLVRRGGYAVAVAAPDGRLAAHKVGTRYVQSRTAAGGWSQQRYARRRSNQADALVEAVAGHAARVLGEGEATTGPVGGLVLGGDRSLAAAVLEELVTGPLARLHGLPRRELPDLPDPRRAVLDDAVARGRAVEVEVVNAGG, encoded by the coding sequence ATGCCTGCCGTCCGGGTCGCCCCCGAGCGTCTGACGGGCTGGGTGGAGCGCTTCGGCACCTCGCACGGGGAGGTCGGCCGGTCCGTCGACCGGCAGACCTCCCCGTCGTCGTACCTGCTGCAGGCCGCCGACGGGTCGTGGGCACGGCTGGCGTCCTGGCGTCCCGCCGAGGAGGGGGAGTGGGCACCGGGGGAGTGGGCCGCCCCGCCCGCCCTGCTGGTCGTGCTCGTCCGCCGCGGGGGGTATGCCGTGGCCGTCGCCGCCCCCGACGGGCGGCTGGCCGCGCACAAGGTGGGCACGCGCTACGTGCAGTCGCGCACAGCGGCCGGCGGCTGGAGCCAGCAGCGCTACGCGCGGCGCCGGTCCAACCAGGCCGACGCCCTCGTCGAGGCGGTCGCCGGCCATGCCGCGCGCGTCCTGGGTGAGGGGGAGGCGACCACCGGACCCGTCGGCGGGCTGGTCCTCGGCGGCGACCGGTCGCTGGCGGCCGCGGTGCTGGAGGAGCTGGTGACGGGCCCGCTGGCCCGGCTGCACGGCCTACCCCGCAGGGAGCTGCCCGACCTGCCCGACCCGCGCCGGGCCGTGCTCGACGACGCCGTCGCCCGCGGGCGGGCCGTCGAGGTGGAGGTCGTCAACGCCGGAGGGTGA
- a CDS encoding ABC transporter ATP-binding protein, translated as MGVGMRPGASIRSFAKDPSVRDHRLRRGTARRVLRYGGPFRREITAYLLLTVLAGGLVTLVPLLLQRIIDDGVVPQARDVVVRLGLLVAAIAVLESVVTVVSRWLGSRIGEGLILDLRTEVFAHVLRQPIAFFTRAQTGALVSRLNNDVIGAQTAFTSILSGLVSNVVQIVLILAALLSMSWQITVLALLLLPIFLVPARLMGARLSALTRRQMTLNAEMQARMTERFNVAGALLVRLFGRPAEEDEEYAARAAGVRDAGVSIAVNRVIFMAGLGLVASLATALVYGLGGLMAVAGELTVGTLVAMAALLSRLYAPLTALSNVRVDIMTALVSFERIFEVLDLQPLVREADEPEEIPDGPVGVRLEDVTFAYPAADEVSLASLEQRPGAETFDGHPVLRGIDLDVPAGAMVALVGPSGAGKTTLTTLVARLYDPTEGRVSIGGVDLRKASTESLRRTVGVVTQEAHMFNDTVGANLRYARPGVSDPEIWEALRAARIDGLVASLPDGLDTVVGDRGHRLSGGEKQRLAIARLLLKSPAVVVLDEATAHLDSESEAAVQRALDEALTGRTSLVIAHRLSTVRDADLILVLDRGEVVQRGTHAELLAAGGLYKTLHDTQFRD; from the coding sequence ATGGGTGTGGGGATGCGCCCAGGCGCCTCCATCCGCAGCTTCGCGAAGGACCCGTCGGTGCGCGACCACCGGCTGCGCCGCGGCACCGCGCGACGCGTCCTGCGCTACGGCGGGCCGTTCCGGCGCGAGATCACGGCCTACCTGCTGCTGACCGTGCTGGCCGGCGGGCTGGTGACCCTCGTGCCGCTGCTGCTGCAGCGGATCATCGACGACGGCGTGGTCCCGCAGGCCCGCGACGTCGTCGTGCGCCTCGGCCTGCTCGTCGCCGCGATCGCGGTGCTGGAGTCGGTCGTCACGGTCGTGAGCCGCTGGCTGGGCTCGCGCATCGGCGAGGGCCTGATCCTCGACCTGCGCACCGAGGTCTTCGCGCACGTGCTGCGCCAGCCGATCGCCTTCTTCACCCGGGCCCAGACCGGAGCCCTGGTCAGCCGGCTCAACAACGACGTCATCGGCGCGCAGACCGCCTTCACCTCGATCCTGTCGGGGCTGGTGAGCAACGTCGTCCAGATCGTCCTCATCCTGGCCGCGCTGCTGTCGATGAGCTGGCAGATCACGGTGCTGGCGCTCCTGCTGCTCCCGATCTTCCTCGTCCCGGCCCGGCTCATGGGTGCGCGGCTGTCCGCCCTGACCCGGCGGCAGATGACGCTCAACGCCGAGATGCAGGCGCGGATGACCGAGCGCTTCAACGTCGCCGGCGCGCTCCTGGTGCGTCTCTTCGGACGCCCGGCCGAGGAGGACGAGGAGTATGCCGCCCGCGCCGCCGGGGTGCGCGACGCCGGCGTCTCGATCGCCGTCAACCGGGTGATCTTCATGGCCGGGCTCGGGCTGGTGGCGTCGCTGGCCACGGCTCTGGTCTACGGCCTCGGCGGCCTGATGGCCGTCGCCGGGGAGCTGACGGTCGGCACCCTGGTCGCGATGGCCGCCCTGCTCTCGCGGCTCTACGCCCCGCTCACGGCGCTGTCCAATGTGCGTGTCGACATCATGACCGCGCTGGTCTCCTTCGAGCGCATCTTCGAGGTGCTCGATCTGCAACCGCTGGTGCGGGAGGCCGATGAGCCCGAGGAGATCCCCGACGGGCCGGTCGGGGTCCGCCTGGAGGACGTCACCTTCGCCTATCCCGCGGCAGACGAGGTGTCGCTGGCGTCGCTGGAGCAGCGCCCCGGCGCCGAGACCTTCGACGGCCACCCGGTGCTGCGCGGCATCGACCTCGACGTGCCGGCCGGGGCCATGGTCGCTCTCGTGGGGCCCTCGGGCGCCGGCAAGACCACGCTCACCACCCTCGTCGCCCGGCTCTACGACCCCACAGAGGGGCGCGTGAGCATCGGCGGCGTGGACCTGCGCAAGGCGTCCACCGAGTCGCTGCGGCGGACCGTCGGTGTGGTCACGCAGGAGGCCCACATGTTCAACGACACCGTGGGCGCCAACCTGCGCTACGCCCGTCCCGGCGTGAGCGACCCCGAGATCTGGGAGGCGCTGCGGGCCGCCCGGATCGACGGTCTGGTCGCGAGCCTGCCCGACGGGCTCGACACCGTCGTCGGTGACCGCGGCCATCGCCTCTCCGGCGGCGAGAAGCAGCGTCTCGCCATCGCCCGCCTGCTCCTCAAGAGTCCGGCGGTCGTCGTCCTCGACGAGGCGACCGCGCACCTCGACAGCGAGTCCGAGGCCGCCGTGCAGCGGGCCCTCGACGAGGCGCTGACCGGGCGCACCTCGCTGGTCATCGCCCACCGGCTCTCCACGGTGCGCGACGCCGACCTCATCCTCGTGCTCGACCGTGGCGAGGTCGTGCAGCGCGGCACCCATGCCGAGCTCCTGGCCGCGGGCGGGCTCTACAAGACGTTGCACGACACGCAGTTCCGGGACTGA
- a CDS encoding ABC-F family ATP-binding cassette domain-containing protein: protein MITASGVEVRVGSRLLMDEVNFRVGPGDRVGLVGRNGAGKTTLTKILAGQGQPAAGTITRTGEVGYLPQDPRTGDLEVLGRDRILSARGLDTVIRDMRAAEETMGSADGELRDKAMRRYSRLEAEFTSRGGYAAESEAASIASSLGLPERVLAQPLRTLSGGQRRRIELARILFSGAETLLLDEPTNHLDADSIVWLREHLRSYAGGLMVISHDVDLVETVVNKVFYLDANRQVIDIYNMGWKAYLLQREADERRRHRERANAEKKAAALLAQADKMRAKATKAVAAQNMARRAERMLSGLEAERQTDRVAKLRFPTPAPCGRTPLTAEGLSKSYGSLEIFTDVDLAIDRGSKVVVLGLNGAGKTTLLRILAGIDRPDTGEVVHGHGLRLGYYAQEHETLDVKRSVLENMKSAAPDLDETETRKVLGSFLFTGDDVDKPAGVLSGGEKTRLALATLVVSAANVLLLDEPTNNLDPASREEVLSALRNYEGAVVLVSHDEGAVTALEPERVLLLPDGVEDLWGRDYEDLIALA from the coding sequence ATGATCACCGCCTCCGGCGTCGAGGTCCGTGTCGGTTCCCGCCTGCTCATGGACGAGGTGAACTTCCGGGTCGGTCCCGGCGACCGCGTCGGTCTCGTCGGACGCAACGGTGCCGGCAAGACGACGCTGACGAAGATCCTCGCGGGGCAGGGGCAGCCGGCGGCCGGCACGATCACCCGCACCGGCGAAGTCGGCTACCTGCCGCAGGACCCGCGCACGGGCGACCTCGAGGTCCTGGGCCGCGACCGCATCCTGTCCGCCCGCGGCCTCGACACCGTCATCCGGGACATGCGCGCCGCCGAGGAGACGATGGGCAGCGCCGACGGCGAGCTGCGAGACAAGGCGATGCGCCGATACTCCCGCCTGGAGGCGGAGTTCACGTCGCGGGGAGGCTACGCCGCGGAGTCGGAGGCGGCGTCCATCGCCAGCTCCCTCGGCCTGCCCGAGCGGGTCCTCGCCCAGCCGCTGCGGACGCTCTCCGGTGGCCAGCGCCGCCGCATCGAGCTCGCCCGGATCCTCTTCTCCGGCGCCGAGACCCTGCTCCTCGACGAGCCGACCAACCACCTCGACGCCGACTCCATCGTCTGGCTGCGCGAGCACCTGCGCTCCTACGCCGGTGGTCTCATGGTGATTTCCCACGACGTCGACCTCGTCGAGACCGTCGTTAACAAGGTCTTCTACCTCGACGCCAACCGGCAGGTCATCGACATCTACAACATGGGCTGGAAGGCCTACCTGCTGCAGCGCGAGGCCGACGAGCGCCGCCGGCACCGCGAGCGTGCCAACGCCGAGAAGAAGGCCGCGGCGCTGCTGGCGCAGGCCGACAAGATGCGGGCCAAGGCCACCAAGGCCGTGGCCGCCCAGAACATGGCCCGCCGCGCCGAGCGCATGCTCTCCGGGCTGGAGGCCGAGCGCCAGACCGACCGGGTCGCCAAGCTGCGCTTCCCGACCCCCGCGCCCTGCGGCCGCACGCCGCTCACCGCCGAGGGGTTGTCGAAGTCCTACGGGTCGCTGGAGATCTTCACCGACGTCGACCTGGCGATCGACCGCGGCTCCAAGGTGGTCGTGCTCGGGCTCAACGGTGCCGGCAAGACCACCCTGCTGCGCATCCTTGCCGGCATCGACAGGCCGGACACCGGCGAGGTCGTGCACGGCCACGGGCTGCGGCTGGGCTACTACGCCCAGGAGCACGAGACGCTCGACGTCAAGCGCTCGGTGCTCGAGAACATGAAGTCGGCCGCGCCCGACCTCGACGAGACCGAGACCCGCAAGGTGCTGGGCTCCTTCCTCTTCACCGGGGACGACGTGGACAAGCCCGCCGGGGTGCTCTCCGGCGGCGAGAAGACCCGCCTGGCCCTCGCCACGCTGGTCGTCTCCGCCGCCAACGTGCTGCTCCTCGACGAGCCCACCAACAACCTCGACCCGGCCTCCCGGGAAGAAGTTCTGTCCGCGCTGCGTAACTACGAGGGTGCGGTCGTCCTCGTGAGCCACGACGAGGGAGCGGTCACCGCCCTCGAGCCGGAGCGCGTGCTGCTGCTCCCCGACGGGGTGGAGGACCTCTGGGGCCGTGACTACGAGGACCTGATCGCCCTGGCCTGA
- a CDS encoding SufS family cysteine desulfurase, whose translation MTRGRLTAEPFGSEELARIRADFPLLARTVRDDRPLVYLDSGATSQKPGTVLDAEREFYEQHNAAVHRGAHQLAEEATEAFEGARATVARFLGADAGEIVFTKNGTEGLNLLAYAFSNAGAPGALDGADEEWAARLRLGPGDEVVVTEMEHHANLVPWQELCRRTGATLRWIGVTDDGYLEDPTGVIGERTRVVAVTQVSNVLGTLVDLDPVVAAARAVGALVVVDACQSAPHLDITGLTAPGSGVDALVLTGHKTLGPSGVGVLWARRELLEAMPPFLTGGSMIEVVRMEGSTWAPPPQKFEAGVPMAAQAVGLAAALDYLTGLGMDRVHAHDQHLMRHALAVLAERPWVRVLGPSDPADRVGAVAFVVDGVHPHDVGQILDDAGVAVRTGHHCAWPLHRRLRVPASTRASFSVYTTPAEIDAFAEALDRVPQIFGVAV comes from the coding sequence ATGACGCGGGGCCGGCTGACCGCCGAGCCGTTCGGCAGCGAGGAGCTCGCCCGGATCCGGGCGGACTTCCCCCTGCTCGCGCGCACGGTCCGGGACGACCGGCCCCTCGTCTACCTGGACAGCGGGGCCACCTCCCAGAAGCCGGGCACGGTGCTGGACGCCGAGCGCGAGTTCTACGAGCAGCACAACGCCGCCGTGCACCGCGGTGCGCACCAGCTCGCCGAGGAGGCCACCGAGGCCTTCGAGGGCGCGCGGGCGACCGTGGCGCGCTTCCTGGGCGCCGACGCGGGCGAGATCGTCTTCACCAAGAACGGCACCGAGGGCCTCAACCTGCTCGCCTACGCCTTCTCCAACGCCGGTGCCCCCGGCGCCCTGGACGGCGCGGACGAGGAGTGGGCCGCCCGGCTGCGGCTGGGGCCCGGTGACGAGGTCGTGGTGACCGAGATGGAGCACCACGCCAACCTCGTGCCGTGGCAGGAGCTGTGCCGCCGCACCGGCGCCACGCTGCGCTGGATCGGTGTCACCGACGACGGCTACCTCGAGGACCCGACCGGTGTCATCGGCGAGCGCACGCGCGTCGTCGCCGTCACGCAGGTGTCCAACGTCCTCGGCACGCTCGTCGACCTGGACCCGGTGGTCGCCGCCGCCCGGGCCGTCGGGGCGCTCGTCGTCGTCGACGCCTGCCAGTCGGCGCCGCACCTGGACATCACCGGCCTGACCGCCCCCGGCTCGGGGGTGGACGCGCTGGTCCTCACGGGTCACAAGACGCTCGGCCCCTCGGGCGTCGGCGTCCTGTGGGCGCGCCGCGAGCTCCTCGAGGCCATGCCGCCCTTCCTCACCGGCGGGTCGATGATCGAGGTCGTGCGGATGGAGGGCTCCACCTGGGCCCCGCCGCCGCAGAAGTTCGAGGCCGGCGTGCCGATGGCCGCGCAGGCCGTCGGGCTGGCCGCCGCCCTCGACTACCTCACCGGCCTGGGCATGGACCGCGTCCACGCCCACGACCAGCACCTGATGCGCCACGCGCTGGCGGTGCTGGCCGAGCGCCCGTGGGTGCGCGTGCTCGGCCCGTCCGACCCTGCCGACCGCGTCGGGGCCGTGGCCTTCGTCGTCGACGGGGTGCACCCGCACGACGTGGGGCAGATCCTCGACGACGCGGGCGTCGCGGTCCGCACCGGCCACCACTGCGCGTGGCCGCTGCACCGGCGCCTGCGGGTGCCGGCCTCGACCCGCGCGAGCTTCTCGGTCTACACCACACCTGCGGAGATCGACGCCTTCGCCGAGGCGCTCGACCGGGTGCCGCAGATCTTCGGGGTGGCCGTCTGA
- a CDS encoding metal-sulfur cluster assembly factor has translation MSQTSLPQPPNVADIEEALRDVVDPELGINVVDLGLVYGVTVDAQSHTVIDMTLTSAACPLTDVIEDQVAQSLEGLVPSHRINWVWMPPWGPDKITEDGREQLRALGFNV, from the coding sequence ATGAGCCAGACCAGCCTGCCCCAGCCCCCCAACGTCGCCGACATCGAGGAGGCGCTGCGCGACGTCGTCGACCCCGAGCTCGGGATCAACGTCGTCGACCTCGGCCTCGTCTACGGCGTGACCGTCGACGCCCAGTCGCACACCGTCATCGACATGACCCTGACGAGCGCGGCCTGCCCGCTGACCGACGTCATCGAGGACCAGGTCGCCCAGTCCCTCGAGGGCCTCGTGCCCAGCCACCGCATCAACTGGGTGTGGATGCCGCCGTGGGGCCCGGACAAGATCACCGAGGACGGCCGCGAGCAGCTGCGCGCCCTCGGCTTCAACGTCTGA